A genomic window from Cucumis melo cultivar AY chromosome 8, USDA_Cmelo_AY_1.0, whole genome shotgun sequence includes:
- the LOC127150569 gene encoding uncharacterized protein LOC127150569 gives MPPRRGARRGGGRGGRGAGRGQPAEQPAAPPVNPDVPVNPNAPVTQADLAAMEQRYQAMLQAALAPFLAAQQNQAAPVQDQPVVPPAPVQDQPVIPPAPVEAQPVPVQLSAEAKHLRDFRKYNPKTFDGSLDNPFRAQLWLTSIETIFRYMKCPEDQKVQCAAFCLEDRGTAWWETAERALGGDASKITWEQFRESFYAKFFSANVKHAKLQEFLNLEQGKLSVEQYDAEFDLLSRFAPDVVRDEAARTERFVNGLRLDLQGFVRALRPTTHADALRIALDLSLHERAGQSKVVGTGSASGQKRKAEAQPDVIPQRTPRSGGVFQRHRRELAAAGRTLRELPTCTTCGKVHGGQCLAGSGVCFRCRQPGHTADACPRKPLETAPRQPSAPQQGRVFATNRQEAERASTVVTGRGRGKGKGKLASDVK, from the exons atgccgccacgtagaggtgcacgccgaggaggtggcaggggaggcagaggagccggtcgtggccaaccggcggagcaacctgccgcgccgccagtcaaccccgacgtaccagtcaaccctaatgcaccggtcactcaggcggatctcgccgcaatggagcagcgttaccaggccatgctgcaagctgctctagcgccgttcctcgctgctcagcagaaccaggccgcccctgttcaggaccagcctgtagtccctccagcccctgttcaggaccagcccgtcatccctccagccccggtggaagctcagccggtgccagtacaactgtcagctgaggccaagcacttgagggattttaggaagtacaacccgaagactttcgacggatccttggacaacccctttagagcccagctgtggttgacatccatagagacgatcttcaggtacatgaagtgcccagaagaccagaaggtgcagtgtgcagctttctgtttggaggatagggggactgcctggtgggagactgctgagagggcgctgggaggagatgccagcaagatcacatgggagcaattcagggagagcttttatgctaagttcttctctgccaacgtgaagcacgccaagctccaagaattcctaaacttggagcaaggcaaactgagcgtggaacagtatgatgccgagttcgacctgttgtcccgttttgcccctgatgtggtaagggatgaggccgccaggactgagagatttgttaatggcctcaggttagacctccagggttttgtacgagctcttcgaccaaccactcatgcggatgctctacgcatagcactggatctgagcctgcatgagagagctggtcaatctaaggttgtcggcacagggtcagcctcgggacagaagaggaaggcggaGGCGCAGCCCGACGTAATACCACAGCGGACtccgaggtcaggaggtgtcttccagagacaccgtcgggagctggcagcagctgggagaactttgagagagctacccacttgtactacctgtgggaaggtccatggaggacaatgtttagctgggagtggagtctgcttcaggtgcaggcagccggggcacaccgctgatgcgtgtcctcggaaacccttagaGACGGCGCCACGTCAGCCTTCTGCTCCCCAGCAAGGGAGAGTCTTTGCCACgaaccggcaggaggccgagcgagctagtacggtggtgacag gtagaggacgaggtaagggcaaaggcaagctggcgagcgacgtgaagtga